A portion of the Halobacillus ihumii genome contains these proteins:
- the xerA gene encoding site-specific tyrosine recombinase/integron integrase, whose product MYLSEAWEKYHLDKKIEGYSPLTLKTYSFQYNLLLRYFGDMDLNEITTDQLKGYLVKVGEHLKPSSLGHRIRCIRSVFKWTFDEGFIHKNPAAKLKEPKLGKRIPKFLSELEIEHLREACQNSMENALFEFIYSTGCRIGEVVKLNRNDINFTTNSVIVHGKGDKEREVYFNTRCSLWLKRYLDEREDQDPCLFITERKPKRRMSIDLMRYIIKRISSRAGIKKSIHPHQLRHSYATHMINNGAPLEVIQSLLGHEKSETTKIYAQLSGKLRQDLYSKYF is encoded by the coding sequence ATGTATTTATCGGAAGCTTGGGAGAAGTACCACCTTGACAAAAAGATTGAGGGATATTCACCTTTAACGTTAAAAACGTATAGCTTTCAGTACAATTTGTTACTGCGATATTTTGGCGATATGGATTTAAATGAAATAACTACAGATCAGTTAAAAGGCTATTTGGTAAAGGTAGGAGAACATTTAAAACCATCAAGTTTGGGGCATCGGATTCGGTGTATTCGATCCGTATTTAAATGGACTTTTGACGAGGGATTCATTCATAAAAATCCTGCAGCTAAGTTGAAAGAGCCAAAGCTTGGGAAGAGAATTCCAAAGTTTCTTTCCGAACTCGAAATTGAACATCTCAGAGAAGCTTGCCAAAACTCTATGGAAAACGCATTATTTGAATTCATTTATTCAACCGGTTGTCGCATTGGAGAAGTTGTAAAGCTTAATCGTAATGATATTAACTTCACCACAAACTCTGTTATTGTACATGGAAAAGGGGATAAGGAACGGGAAGTGTACTTCAATACTCGTTGCTCCCTTTGGTTGAAGCGTTACCTAGACGAACGTGAGGACCAAGATCCCTGCTTATTTATAACGGAGAGAAAGCCTAAAAGAAGGATGAGTATCGACCTGATGAGATACATCATTAAGCGTATATCTAGTCGAGCTGGTATTAAGAAGAGCATACATCCGCACCAATTAAGACATAGTTATGCGACTCATATGATCAACAATGGAGCACCACTTGAAGTCATTCAGAGTTTACTTGGTCATGAGAAGAGTGAGACTACGAAAATATATGCCCAACTTAGTGGTAAGTTGAGACAGGATTTATATAGCAAATACTTTTAG
- a CDS encoding flavin reductase family protein: MIQNSMSQRDQEIKPKILYYGTPVVLLNSLNEDGTTNITPISSSWGLGDCIVMGFGLGGKAIENLQREPECVVNIPDPSLWRNVEALAPFTGRNPVPDSKQDSGFCYEKDKYSASGLTPKESKTVKPSRIDECPLQIEAQVKNIRIPEHNPVFGIVEVQAVHVHAHKNIIMDHHHVDPSKWSPLIYNFRHYFGLGDELGKTFRAEI; encoded by the coding sequence ATGATTCAAAATAGCATGTCACAAAGAGACCAGGAAATTAAGCCAAAAATTCTTTATTACGGCACTCCCGTGGTCTTACTTAATTCTCTTAATGAGGATGGAACAACGAATATTACGCCTATTTCTTCTTCATGGGGGCTTGGAGACTGTATTGTAATGGGCTTTGGATTAGGAGGAAAGGCTATTGAAAACTTGCAAAGGGAGCCTGAATGCGTGGTTAATATTCCAGACCCTTCGTTATGGAGAAATGTAGAAGCACTAGCGCCTTTCACAGGACGTAATCCTGTTCCCGACTCTAAACAGGATTCGGGATTTTGCTATGAAAAAGATAAATACAGCGCCTCAGGGTTAACACCAAAGGAATCCAAAACGGTAAAGCCTTCTCGTATCGATGAGTGCCCCTTACAAATAGAAGCACAAGTAAAAAACATTAGGATTCCAGAGCATAATCCAGTGTTTGGTATTGTGGAAGTACAAGCTGTTCATGTACATGCTCATAAAAATATCATTATGGATCATCATCATGTTGACCCAAGCAAGTGGAGTCCGTTAATTTATAATTTCCGTCATTACTTTGGACTTGGTGATGAATTAGGGAAAACATTTCGTGCAGAAATCTAA
- a CDS encoding ArsR/SmtB family transcription factor: MNTSPNVAEVASILGEPSRSLILTSLMDGRFHTATELAYMAGIKQQTASFHLSKLMKANLIVMEKHGRHRYYQITDGEVAQILESFLTLSRPPEVRSLKQSNQMKTLKSGRTCYDHLAGELGVSLTESMVQEGLIEKADKEFMVSSKGEKFFAEFGLDISTLREKRRSFSRVCLDWSERQHHLAGALGHAIAIKLFEMNWIERIPSSRAVKVTEKGKEGLKKQFNMKF; the protein is encoded by the coding sequence ATGAATACAAGTCCTAATGTAGCAGAGGTTGCTTCCATTCTTGGAGAGCCTTCTAGATCTTTAATCCTAACAAGCCTAATGGATGGACGTTTCCATACGGCTACTGAATTAGCCTATATGGCAGGAATTAAGCAGCAAACGGCAAGTTTTCACTTATCCAAGTTAATGAAAGCTAATTTAATCGTTATGGAAAAGCATGGTCGCCATAGGTATTATCAAATTACTGATGGTGAAGTAGCTCAAATCCTAGAGTCTTTCCTAACCCTCTCACGCCCCCCAGAAGTACGTTCATTGAAGCAGTCTAATCAAATGAAAACACTTAAATCAGGACGTACTTGTTATGACCACTTAGCTGGTGAATTAGGAGTGAGTTTGACTGAGTCCATGGTCCAGGAAGGACTCATTGAAAAAGCTGACAAGGAATTCATGGTTTCTTCAAAAGGGGAAAAGTTTTTCGCGGAATTTGGATTGGATATTTCTACATTACGTGAAAAGCGACGTTCCTTCTCGAGAGTATGCTTAGATTGGAGTGAACGACAACATCACCTTGCAGGAGCATTAGGTCATGCAATTGCCATAAAACTTTTTGAAATGAATTGGATAGAAAGAATTCCATCCAGCCGTGCGGTCAAAGTAACTGAAAAAGGAAAGGAAGGCCTTAAAAAGCAATTTAATATGAAGTTCTAA
- a CDS encoding IS110 family transposase, with amino-acid sequence MNPVIGLDVAKGESQIQAFLDKGEPYRKSFSILHNVKELNKFLDFLKEIESLAGGKPSVILESTGHYHTPIIQFLEEQQYMYIIVNPLIAHRAKSSSLREVKTDAIDAYNLCELYYKEELEPSKKRGIRLLNLRNLTRQHETISSVAAQTKLQLQSILDQVFPEYRGVFGNLYSKVSLQVLLIFTTSKSVLSVTGPVLADKIASLCKSRSDKWAKEKAKKLRDAAIRNPFQNNLYQSHIINLEIMINIVLQYQEHLSKLAAEIDALAKEVEEYELIQSIPGIGEKIAATIISEIGEIERFNHPKKLVAFTGVDPSVYSSGKFTASVNRITKRGSSRLRQALFMAVQCGIRDARKKKTSVEIIPRNKRLREFYDKKRDEGKPFRVAIIACVNKLLHWIFAMLKSNTTFLDIA; translated from the coding sequence ATGAATCCAGTCATTGGTCTGGATGTTGCCAAAGGGGAAAGTCAGATTCAAGCGTTTTTAGATAAGGGAGAGCCTTATCGTAAAAGTTTTAGTATCCTGCATAATGTTAAAGAGCTTAATAAATTTCTTGACTTCTTAAAGGAGATTGAGTCTCTAGCTGGGGGAAAACCTTCGGTTATTTTGGAATCGACTGGACACTACCATACTCCTATTATTCAATTTTTAGAGGAACAACAATATATGTATATTATTGTTAATCCATTGATTGCACATCGAGCGAAAAGTTCAAGTTTGCGAGAGGTGAAAACAGATGCCATAGATGCCTACAACCTGTGTGAGCTTTATTATAAAGAGGAACTGGAACCTAGTAAGAAAAGAGGGATCCGCCTCTTAAACCTTCGTAATCTAACAAGACAGCACGAAACTATTTCAAGTGTAGCAGCACAAACCAAACTACAACTTCAATCGATATTGGACCAAGTATTTCCTGAATATAGAGGAGTATTTGGGAACCTGTATTCAAAAGTTTCTTTACAGGTACTTTTAATATTTACAACATCGAAATCAGTTTTAAGCGTCACTGGACCTGTCTTAGCAGATAAAATAGCTTCACTATGTAAGAGTCGTTCAGATAAATGGGCTAAGGAAAAGGCAAAAAAGCTACGAGATGCAGCAATTCGTAACCCATTTCAAAATAACTTGTATCAAAGTCATATTATTAACCTAGAAATAATGATAAATATTGTTCTTCAATACCAAGAGCATCTATCAAAGTTAGCTGCTGAAATAGATGCCCTTGCCAAAGAAGTTGAAGAATATGAATTAATCCAATCTATCCCAGGTATCGGAGAAAAAATTGCGGCAACGATAATTTCTGAAATTGGTGAGATAGAAAGGTTTAATCATCCCAAAAAGCTCGTTGCATTCACTGGAGTCGATCCTAGTGTGTACTCCTCTGGTAAGTTTACAGCTTCCGTAAACCGTATTACCAAAAGAGGATCTAGCAGATTAAGACAAGCTCTATTTATGGCTGTTCAATGCGGAATACGAGACGCTCGTAAAAAGAAAACAAGCGTGGAAATCATTCCACGTAATAAAAGATTAAGAGAATTTTACGATAAGAAACGCGATGAAGGTAAACCTTTTAGAGTAGCGATCATCGCTTGTGTTAATAAGCTTTTACATTGGATTTTTGCAATGCTTAAAAGTAATACAACTTTCCTAGATATAGCTTAA